The Pseudodesulfovibrio sp. zrk46 genome contains a region encoding:
- a CDS encoding penicillin-binding transpeptidase domain-containing protein codes for MAKGSQGRKDHSKVKIGAVMVLFAFALVGLWARAGWVQLHEGDILLSKASKQSHAAEFEYGERGRIFDRNGEMLATSVEAKSVFIRPYEIENIDVAADKLSRILNVSRKKVYKRLKSKKRFLWIKRQVTDREATAIANADLKGVRLVSEFSRIYPNGHLAGQTLGFVNIDGKGLEGIEYVYNDRLKPGKAEFVVQRDAKGARLYLDAQGREMDINGLDVRLTIDTHIQHAAEQALAKSISKYDARAGIVLVVDVDSGDILAMANQPFFNPNAVSRSKASQRRLRALTDVYEPGSTMKPFLMAAALEEKVIEPDTLINCENGRWKVARKVIRDTHPEKWLPAHKVLRYSSNIGSAKIGMDLGAGVYHDYLTKLGFGEKTNIGLPGESGGILMPPGKWTSVDLAAISFGQGIGTTALQMARAFLCLANGGVTKELNLVNMPEQERPNNAVQVFSKDTVDKVLSMMKDVVHEDGTGRSARIQGITMAGKTGTAQKAAKGGYGDQYLSSFVALVPADDPELLVITMVDEPQKANYGSMVAAPVCREVTVRTLAYHGKLSETLIAETAEDVPVDALVEQPLTGSVDAHKPQQVTATVPNIKGMPVRRALELLVKKGIVPVLKGEGMTVKDQKPKAGQAWPEDKTSEGTEDVFVLWLS; via the coding sequence ATGGCTAAAGGAAGCCAGGGGCGCAAAGATCACAGCAAGGTGAAGATCGGGGCCGTTATGGTCCTCTTCGCGTTTGCTCTTGTTGGTCTTTGGGCACGCGCAGGATGGGTACAGCTCCATGAGGGCGACATCCTGCTCAGCAAAGCATCGAAGCAGAGTCACGCAGCCGAGTTTGAATACGGCGAGCGGGGCCGTATCTTCGACCGCAACGGAGAGATGCTCGCCACCAGCGTGGAGGCGAAGTCTGTCTTTATTCGCCCCTACGAAATCGAAAATATCGATGTGGCTGCCGACAAGCTTTCGCGTATTCTCAACGTCTCCCGCAAGAAAGTTTACAAACGCCTCAAATCCAAAAAACGCTTCCTCTGGATCAAGCGGCAGGTCACGGACCGAGAGGCCACAGCCATTGCCAACGCCGACCTCAAGGGTGTGCGGCTGGTCAGCGAATTTTCCCGTATCTATCCCAACGGTCATCTGGCCGGACAGACCCTCGGCTTCGTCAACATCGACGGCAAGGGGCTGGAAGGTATCGAGTACGTCTACAACGACCGCCTCAAACCGGGCAAAGCCGAGTTCGTGGTACAACGCGACGCCAAGGGCGCCCGCCTGTACCTTGATGCGCAGGGTCGCGAAATGGACATAAACGGACTCGACGTACGCTTGACCATTGATACTCACATCCAGCACGCCGCCGAGCAGGCCCTTGCCAAATCCATCTCCAAATACGACGCCCGCGCAGGCATCGTTCTCGTTGTGGATGTGGACTCCGGCGACATCCTGGCCATGGCAAACCAGCCGTTTTTCAACCCCAACGCCGTCTCCCGCTCCAAGGCATCCCAGCGCAGGCTTCGTGCCCTGACAGATGTGTACGAGCCCGGCTCCACGATGAAGCCCTTCCTCATGGCAGCTGCCCTGGAGGAAAAGGTCATTGAGCCGGACACGCTCATCAACTGCGAGAACGGTCGCTGGAAAGTGGCCCGCAAGGTCATTCGTGACACCCATCCAGAGAAGTGGCTGCCCGCCCACAAGGTACTGCGCTACTCCTCCAACATCGGTTCCGCCAAAATCGGCATGGACCTGGGTGCAGGTGTCTATCACGACTACCTGACCAAGCTCGGCTTCGGCGAAAAGACCAACATCGGGCTGCCGGGCGAATCCGGCGGCATCCTCATGCCCCCGGGCAAGTGGACCAGTGTGGACCTGGCCGCCATCAGCTTTGGCCAGGGCATCGGCACCACCGCACTCCAGATGGCACGGGCCTTCCTTTGCCTCGCCAACGGCGGCGTCACCAAGGAACTCAATCTGGTCAATATGCCTGAGCAGGAGCGCCCCAACAACGCGGTTCAGGTCTTCAGTAAAGATACCGTGGACAAGGTTCTCTCCATGATGAAGGACGTGGTCCACGAAGACGGCACCGGCCGCTCCGCCCGCATTCAGGGCATCACCATGGCAGGCAAGACCGGCACCGCGCAGAAAGCTGCCAAGGGTGGTTACGGGGACCAATACCTCTCCTCGTTCGTGGCGCTGGTCCCGGCTGATGATCCGGAACTGCTGGTCATCACCATGGTGGATGAACCCCAGAAGGCCAACTACGGCTCCATGGTGGCAGCCCCGGTATGCCGCGAAGTGACCGTGCGCACCCTCGCCTACCACGGCAAGCTCTCCGAGACGCTGATCGCGGAGACCGCCGAAGACGTCCCGGTGGATGCTCTGGTGGAACAGCCCCTGACCGGCTCTGTGGATGCGCACAAACCGCAACAGGTCACCGCCACGGTGCCGAACATAAAGGGCATGCCCGTGCGCCGCGCGCTCGAGCTGCTCGTCAAAAAAGGAATTGTCCCTGTGCTGAAAGGCGAGGGAATGACCGTCAAGGACCAGAAGCCCAAGGCAGGGCAGGCATGGCCCGAAGACAAGACTTCGGAGGGAACGGAAGATGTTTTTGTTCTCTGGCTCTCCTAG